Proteins co-encoded in one Haloarcula pelagica genomic window:
- a CDS encoding L-aspartate oxidase → MSDEQTDTHETDVLVVGSGIAGLAAALAAARAGSQVTVATKATRPEGASSWWAQGGIAVSRDDPEQFKEDILTASADTADPEAVDVLVENANAAVEDVLFETLDVAFDRAEPRSTDTDEQASMASTSRADLDYAREAAHSEDRILHVDAATGKHIHVPFLNYLDDHDGVTILDGTAALELIRHEGRVHGAMLESDGAVEPWFAGSVVLATGGIGELYPRTTNPDHATGDGIAMAALAGADVADMEYVQFHPTACVVDGEVAFLVSEAVRGEGGLLRNGDGRRFMPDYHEDAELAPRDVVARAVKAEREATGEVRLDVSTLDFAAEFPGLADRCGDHGIDWTDGIPVAPAEHFLCGGVAVDDRGRTTLDRLYAVGECSRTGVHGANRLASTSLLEGLVWGLRAGEDAAGDPVQPIEAPELLERDPALPDSFAREKFHRLRRVMDEHVGVERDPADLQRSMAVLRRLKGEVDAYVRTRTARSLYELRNASITALLIARHAAENDESVGTHNLVTAADEPPEPTAD, encoded by the coding sequence ATGAGCGACGAACAGACCGACACCCACGAGACAGACGTACTGGTCGTCGGCTCCGGCATCGCCGGGCTGGCGGCGGCGCTCGCGGCAGCACGCGCGGGCAGCCAGGTCACCGTCGCGACCAAGGCCACCCGTCCCGAAGGGGCGTCCTCCTGGTGGGCACAGGGCGGCATCGCCGTCTCCCGGGACGACCCCGAGCAGTTCAAGGAGGACATCCTGACGGCGAGCGCCGACACCGCCGACCCCGAAGCCGTCGACGTGCTCGTCGAGAACGCCAACGCGGCCGTCGAGGACGTGCTCTTCGAGACGCTCGATGTCGCGTTCGACCGCGCCGAACCACGCTCGACCGACACGGACGAGCAGGCGTCGATGGCGTCCACGAGCCGCGCGGACCTGGACTACGCCCGCGAGGCCGCCCACAGCGAGGATCGCATCCTCCACGTCGACGCCGCGACGGGCAAGCACATCCACGTCCCCTTCCTGAACTACCTCGACGACCACGACGGCGTGACGATCCTGGACGGCACTGCCGCGCTGGAACTCATCCGTCACGAGGGTCGTGTCCACGGCGCGATGCTCGAATCCGACGGCGCCGTCGAGCCCTGGTTCGCCGGCAGCGTCGTCCTGGCGACCGGTGGCATCGGCGAACTCTACCCGCGGACGACCAACCCCGACCACGCGACCGGGGACGGCATCGCGATGGCGGCGCTGGCCGGCGCCGACGTGGCCGACATGGAGTACGTCCAGTTCCACCCGACCGCCTGCGTCGTCGACGGCGAGGTCGCATTCCTCGTCAGCGAGGCCGTCCGCGGGGAGGGCGGCCTGTTGCGCAACGGCGACGGCAGGCGGTTCATGCCCGACTACCACGAGGACGCCGAACTCGCGCCCCGGGACGTTGTCGCCCGAGCGGTGAAAGCGGAGCGCGAGGCCACCGGCGAAGTCCGACTCGATGTCTCCACGCTCGACTTCGCCGCGGAGTTCCCCGGCCTGGCCGACCGCTGTGGGGATCACGGGATCGACTGGACCGACGGGATTCCGGTCGCGCCGGCCGAACACTTCCTCTGTGGCGGCGTCGCCGTCGACGACCGGGGTCGGACGACGCTCGACCGGCTCTACGCCGTCGGGGAGTGTTCCCGCACCGGCGTCCACGGCGCGAACCGGCTGGCCTCCACGTCGCTGCTCGAGGGGCTGGTCTGGGGGCTGCGCGCGGGCGAGGACGCCGCCGGCGATCCGGTCCAGCCGATCGAGGCGCCCGAACTGCTGGAGCGGGACCCGGCCCTCCCGGACAGTTTCGCCCGCGAGAAGTTCCACCGGCTACGCCGGGTGATGGACGAGCACGTCGGCGTCGAGCGCGATCCGGCCGACCTCCAGCGCTCGATGGCGGTGTTGCGCCGCCTCAAGGGCGAGGTCGACGCCTACGTCCGGACCCGGACCGCCCGGTCGCTGTACGAACTCCGGAACGCGAGCATCACCGCGCTGTTGATCGCCCGCCACGCGGCCGAGAACGACGAGAGCGTCGGGACCCACAACCTGGTCACGGCGGCCGACGAGCCGCCGGAACCGACCGCGGACTGA
- the nadA gene encoding quinolinate synthase NadA, which translates to MPQMETAAFETDLSLFKYDNLEQLPPEYRELDEGERTERIETALDELGDDVVILGHNYQRREIVEHADFIGDSYQLSKEAAAADADYVVFGGVTFMAESADIITDDEQRVILPSMEASCPMAGMAEALQVDAAWAEITAETDDDIIPITYMNSYADLKAFCAEQGGLVCTSSNAHKAFEYAFERGDKVLFLPDKHLGENTAHRLGLEDEIVEWDPWDPESMDAAAAVENDVILWEGYCQVHERFRESHVEAIREEHPDANVIVHPECRREVVEAADVAGSTADICGVVEDADPGDTWAIGTEIHLTHHLQRWHPEVNVLPLCGDACMDCNAMRQIDPNYLTWVLEELVAGRERNVIEVAPEEKELAQVALDRMLEI; encoded by the coding sequence ATGCCACAGATGGAAACAGCAGCGTTCGAAACGGACCTCAGTCTCTTCAAGTACGACAACCTCGAACAGCTTCCGCCGGAGTACCGGGAGCTCGACGAAGGCGAGCGAACAGAGCGGATCGAGACCGCGCTCGACGAGCTCGGCGACGACGTGGTCATCCTGGGCCACAACTACCAGCGCCGGGAGATCGTCGAGCACGCCGACTTCATCGGCGACTCCTACCAGCTCTCGAAGGAGGCCGCGGCGGCCGACGCCGACTACGTCGTCTTCGGCGGCGTGACGTTCATGGCCGAGTCCGCCGACATCATCACGGACGACGAGCAACGCGTGATCCTCCCCTCGATGGAGGCGTCCTGTCCGATGGCCGGGATGGCCGAGGCCCTCCAGGTCGACGCCGCCTGGGCGGAGATCACCGCCGAGACCGACGACGACATCATCCCGATCACCTACATGAACAGCTACGCCGACCTGAAGGCGTTCTGTGCCGAGCAGGGGGGGCTGGTCTGTACGTCCTCGAACGCGCACAAGGCCTTCGAGTACGCCTTCGAGCGCGGCGACAAGGTCCTCTTCCTCCCGGACAAGCACCTCGGGGAGAACACGGCCCACCGACTCGGCCTCGAAGACGAGATCGTCGAGTGGGACCCGTGGGACCCCGAGAGCATGGACGCCGCGGCGGCCGTCGAGAACGATGTCATCCTCTGGGAGGGGTACTGCCAGGTCCACGAGCGGTTCCGCGAGTCCCACGTCGAGGCGATCCGCGAGGAACACCCCGACGCGAACGTCATCGTCCACCCCGAGTGTCGCCGCGAGGTCGTCGAGGCCGCCGACGTGGCCGGCTCCACGGCGGACATCTGCGGGGTCGTCGAGGACGCCGATCCCGGCGACACCTGGGCGATCGGTACCGAGATCCACCTCACCCACCACCTCCAGCGGTGGCACCCCGAGGTGAACGTCCTCCCGCTGTGTGGGGACGCCTGCATGGACTGCAACGCGATGCGCCAGATCGACCCGAACTACCTCACCTGGGTCCTGGAGGAACTGGTCGCCGGCCGGGAACGCAACGTCATCGAGGTCGCTCCGGAAGAGAAGGAACTGGCACAGGTCGCACTCGACCGCATGCTGGAGATCTAG
- the hmgA gene encoding hydroxymethylglutaryl-CoA reductase (NADPH), with amino-acid sequence MTDAETLAERVREGDLRLYELEDHADPDTAAAARRRLLAEETGADLSTVGDYGFAAGEADSNIENMIGTAQIPMGVVGPLPVDGGAAEGDHYLPLATTEGALLASVNRGVSTIRTAGGATARVLKSGMTRAPVFKVEDVAAAGEVSGWVREHVDDLAAAAEATTSHGELQGVTPYVVGDNVFLRFSYDTKDAMGMNMATIATEAACEVVERETPAELVALSGNLCSDKKPAAINAIEGRGRTVSADVLLPHEQVEQRLDTTTDAVVEANTRKNLVGSAKAGALGFNAHAANVIAAAFLALGQDAAQVVEGANTITTVDAREDGLYASVTLSSLEVGTVGGGTSLPTQSEALDVLGYGGGGDPAGSNADALAEVVAAGVLAGELSLLAALSSRHLSSAHAELGR; translated from the coding sequence ATGACCGACGCCGAGACTCTCGCCGAGCGCGTCCGCGAGGGGGACCTTCGCCTGTACGAACTCGAAGACCACGCCGATCCGGACACGGCCGCCGCGGCCCGCCGACGGCTGCTGGCCGAGGAGACCGGCGCCGACCTCTCGACGGTCGGCGACTACGGCTTCGCCGCCGGCGAGGCCGACAGCAACATCGAGAACATGATCGGTACCGCCCAGATCCCGATGGGCGTCGTCGGGCCGCTGCCGGTCGACGGCGGGGCGGCCGAGGGCGACCACTACCTCCCGCTGGCGACGACCGAAGGCGCCCTGCTGGCCTCGGTCAACCGCGGCGTCTCGACGATCCGGACCGCCGGCGGCGCCACGGCGCGGGTCCTGAAATCCGGGATGACCCGCGCCCCGGTGTTCAAGGTCGAAGACGTGGCCGCCGCCGGGGAGGTGTCGGGGTGGGTCCGAGAGCACGTCGACGACCTCGCCGCGGCCGCCGAGGCGACGACCAGTCACGGCGAACTCCAGGGGGTCACCCCGTACGTCGTCGGCGACAACGTCTTCCTGCGGTTCTCCTACGACACGAAAGACGCCATGGGGATGAACATGGCCACCATCGCGACGGAGGCCGCCTGCGAGGTCGTCGAGCGCGAGACGCCCGCGGAACTGGTCGCGCTGTCGGGCAACCTCTGTTCGGACAAGAAGCCCGCGGCGATCAACGCCATCGAGGGCCGGGGGCGGACCGTCTCGGCGGACGTGCTGCTCCCCCACGAGCAGGTCGAGCAGCGTCTGGACACGACCACGGACGCCGTCGTCGAGGCCAACACCCGCAAGAACCTCGTCGGCTCCGCGAAGGCGGGTGCGCTGGGGTTCAACGCTCACGCCGCCAACGTGATCGCCGCGGCCTTCCTCGCGCTGGGCCAGGACGCCGCCCAGGTCGTCGAGGGTGCCAACACGATCACGACCGTCGACGCCCGCGAGGACGGCCTGTACGCCTCGGTGACGCTCTCCTCGCTGGAAGTCGGCACCGTCGGCGGCGGGACCTCCCTGCCGACCCAGTCCGAGGCGCTGGACGTGCTCGGCTACGGCGGGGGCGGCGACCCCGCAGGGAGCAACGCCGACGCGCTCGCGGAGGTCGTCGCGGCCGGCGTCCTGGCCGGCGAACTCTCCCTGCTCGCGGCGCTTTCCTCGCGACACCTCTCCTCGGCGCACGCGGAACTGGGCCGCTGA